The following are encoded together in the Tripterygium wilfordii isolate XIE 37 chromosome 3, ASM1340144v1, whole genome shotgun sequence genome:
- the LOC119985857 gene encoding 40S ribosomal protein S18-like, with product MSLVANEDFQHILRVLNTNVDGKQKIMFALTSIKGIGRRFANIVCKKADVDMNKRAGELTPAELDNLMVVVANPRQFKIPDWFLNRQKDYKDGKYSQVVSNALDMKLRDDLERLKKIRNHRGLRHYWGLRVRGQHTKTTGRRGKTVGVSKKR from the exons ATG TCGTTGGTGGCGAACGAGGATTTTCAGCACATATTGCGCGTGCTGAACACAAACGTTGATGGGAAGCAGAAGATAATGTTCGCTCTGACCTCAATCAAAGGTATTGGGAGGCGATTTGCAAACATTGTCTGCAAGAAGGCCGATGTGGACATGAACAAGAG GGCTGGTGAACTTACTCCTGCCGAGCTGGACAATCTAATGGTGGTTGTTGCTAATCCTCGACAATTCAAAATCCCGGACTGGTTTTTGAATAGGCAGAAGGATTACAAGGATGGGAAATATTCTCAGGTTGTGTCCAATGCCCTGGATATGAAATTGAGAGATGATTTGGAACGGTTGAAGAAGATCAG GAACCACCGTGGTCTGAGGCACTACTGGGGTCTCCGTGTCCGTGGTCAGCACACCAAGACCACTGGTCGCAGAGGGAAGACTGTTGGTGTCTCAAAGAAGCGTTGA
- the LOC119995288 gene encoding probable L-type lectin-domain containing receptor kinase S.5, whose translation MSMHFSLLFMILVLAFLMGCALSQAQGLNTSYQPSFQDDDKADFILNNSYIVLNAIQVTPDVSNGALIVNMSGRALYGKQFKLWSENKGITRASFNSTFVINISPQTVPGGEGLAFIIAADHNLPQNSEGQWLGIVNAETNGSGTANIVAVEFDTRKSYTEDLDDNHVGLDVNSINSIKQVSLTNFGLNLSAGNDTLVNVIYDGKNMTVFVSLRDKDGVVSRRNQAFSESIDLSAYLPQNVFVGFSASTSSVTQLNCVKSWVFQGSDIGDGSNKLLWVYITAPLVTILLMSIAFLLLWKLIYRKKQLVDSYDNVEEEIKGSSMAPLKFRLKELKRATGNFNPKNKLGKGGFGTVYRGTLNNKEVAVKRISKKSTQGKQEFIAEVKTIGNLNHKHLVKLIGWCYESREFLLVYELMPNSSLDKYIFSDKKIGVEGSMSATMKWETRVSVIYGVAQALDYLHNGCKNRVLHRDIKASNIMLDSEFNAKLGDFGLARTILKSDQTHHSTKEIAGTPGYMAPESILTGRATVETDVYAFGVLVMEVVCGRKPGNQILDSDYSSGIANWLWELYGYGRILDGVDPKLEEEYQVEEVECMLLLGLGCCHPNPHHRPSMKTVLQVLTGEAAPPNVPTKRPNFVWPAMPPSFNASDCSLAGGQLAPFSDMDGR comes from the coding sequence ATGAGTATGCACTTTTCTCTCCTATTCATGATTCTGGTGCTGGCCTTCCTCATGGGTTGTGCTCTTTCACAAGCACAAGGCCTTAATACCAGTTATCAACCTTCTTTCCAAGACGACGACAAGGCTGATTTCATTCTAAATAACTCCTACATAGTTCTCAATGCCATCCAAGTAACACCTGATGTTAGTAATGGAGCTTTAATCGTCAATATGTCCGGGCGAGCCTTATACGGAAAGCAATTCAAGCTGTGGAGCGAGAACAAAGGCATCACCAGAGCTTCTTTTAACTCCACCTTTGTTATCAATATCAGCCCTCAGACTGTTCCAGGAGGTGAAGGCTTGGCCTTTATAATAGCTGCAGATCACAATCTCCCTCAAAATAGTGAAGGACAATGGCTTGGGATTGTAAATGCTGAGACTAACGGATCTGGTACTGCCAATATAGTTGCAGTAGAATTCGACACGAGGAAGAGCTACACAGAAGACTTGGATGATAACCATGTTGGGCTTGATGTGAATAGTATTAATTCAATCAAGCAGGTCTCATTGACTAACTTTGGTCTTAATCTTTCTGCTGGTAATGATACCTTAGTGAATGTTATATATGATGGCAAGAACATgactgtttttgtttctttgagaGACAAAGACGGAGTCGTGAGCAGAAGGAATCAAGCATTTTCTGAGTCCATTGATCTCTCTGCCTATCTTCCACAGAATGTTTTTGTGGGATTTTCTGCTTCAACAAGCAGTGTCACTCAATTGAATTGTGTGAAATCATGGGTGTTTCAAGGATCTGATATAGGTGATGGATCTAATAAACTGTTGTGGGTCTATATCACAGCTCCACTGGTAACAATCCTCTTGATGAGTATTGCTTTCTTGTTGTTGTGGAAGTTGATATATAGGAAAAAGCAGTTGGTAGATTCATATGACAACgtagaagaagaaattaaaggcTCATCAATGGCTCCGCTGAAGTTCCGGTTGAAAGAACTTAAAAGGGCAACTGGGAATTTCAACCCCAAGAACAAGCTTGGGAAAGGTGGATTTGGGACAGTCTATAGAGGAACTCTGAATAACAAGGAGGTAGCTGTCAAAAGAATCTCCAAGAAATCCACGCAAGGCAAGCAAGAATTCATTGCAGAAGTCAAAACAATAGGCAACCTCAATCACAAACATCTTGTGAAGTTGATTGGATGGTGCTATGAAAGCCGTGAATTCCTCCTAGTGTATGAATTGATGCCAAATAGTAGCCTGGACAAATACATATTCAGCGACAAAAAGATCGGCGTAGAAGGATCCATGTCTGCAACAATGAAGTGGGAGACAAGGGTAAGTGTGATATATGGAGTTGCACAGGCATTAGACTATCTCCATAACGGCTGCAAAAATAGAGTTCTTCATAGGGACATAAAGGCCAGCAACATAATGTTGGATTCAGAGTTCAATGCCAAGCTTGGAGATTTTGGTCTGGCTCGTACTATCCTAAAGAGTGACCAAACGCACCATTCAACAAAAGAGATTGCAGGAACACCAGGCTATATGGCTCCAGAGAGTATTCTTACAGGCAGAGCAACTGTTGAAACAGATGTTTATGCATTTGGGGTTCTAGTCATGGAAGTTGTTTGCGGAAGAAAACCCGGTAATCAAATCCTGGACAGCGATTACAGCAGCGGCATTGCAAATTGGCTGTGGGAGCTTTATGGATATGGGAGGATTCTTGATGGGGTTGATCCCAAACTGGAAGAAGAATATCAAGTAGAAGAAGTGGAATGTATGCTTCTTCTGGGTTTGGGTTGTTGCCATCCAAACCCACACCATAGGCCCTCCATGAAAACTGTTTTGCAAGTCCTTACAGGAGAAGCAGCTCCACCAAATGTGCCCACAAAAAGGCCAAACTTTGTGTGGCCAGCCATGCCTCCATCTTTCAATGCCTCTGACTGCTCTCTGGCTGGAGGACAACTGGCTCCATTTTCGGATATGGATGGGAGATAA
- the LOC119989458 gene encoding homeobox-leucine zipper protein HAT14-like, with product MELALSLGDASKPLTFIDKNPKMSTTKDLGFCMGLGTGSPATEVPVQLDLLPFSPVPRPNPPSQLRFPWIADPHGPGRGLDVNRFPGGVTEEVEEGASLSSPNSTTSSFQMDFGIGRSKRELEAENERTGSKTSDDEENGLTRKKLRLSKEQSAFLEESFKEHNTLNPKQKLALSKQLNLRPRQVEVWFQNRRARTKLKQTEVDCEYLKRCCETLTEENRRLQKELQELRALKSSQSFYMQLPATTLTMCPSCERVATTTAAASTTTNTSASTAASTALSLSKPRPYPFPHGSIHMSQAQSQAHQAAS from the exons ATGGAGCTCGCTTTGAGCTTGGGAGATGCCTCAAAGCCATTGACATTCATTGACAAAAACCCCAAGATGTCAACTACTAAAGATCTGGGCTTTTGCATGGGGTTGGGGACCGGTTCACCTGCTACAGAAGTTCCGGTTCAGCTCGATCTTTTACCTTTCTCTCCGGTTCCCCGCCCGAACCCTCCTTCTCAGCTCCGATTCCCCTGGATCGCCGATCCACATGGGCCTGGCAGAGGGCTTGACGTGAATCGGTTCCCGGGTGGAGTAACAGAGGAGGTAGAGGAAGGGGCGTCTTTGTCGTCTCCAAACAGCACAACGTCGTCGTTTCAGATGGATTTTGGAATCGGGCGAAGCAAGAGAGAGTTGGAGGCTGAGAACGAGAGAACAGGTTCGAAAACAAGTGATGATGAAGAAAACGGGTTGACCCGGAAGAAACTCCGGCTCTCTAAAGAACAGTCTGCTTTTCTAGAAGAGAGCTTCAAAGAACACAATACTCTCAACCCT AAACAAAAGCTTGCTTTGTCAAAACAGTTAAATCTTCGTCCGCGACAGGTGGAAGTTTGGTTTCAGAACCGAAGAGCAAG GACAAAGTTGAAGCAGACGGAGGTAGATTGCGAGTACTTAAAGAGATGCTGTGAAACATTAACAGAAGAGAACAGGAGGTTACAGAAGGAGCTTCAAGAATTAAGAGCCTTGAAATCTTCTCAATCTTTCTATATGCAACTTCCGGCCACCACACTCACCATGTGCCCCTCATGTGAGAGAGTCgccaccaccaccgccgccgCCTCTACCACCACCAACACTTCGGCGAGCACCGCTGCCTCTACGGCGTTATCACTGTCCAAGCCCAGGCCATATCCCTTCCCTCATGGTTCAATCCACATGTCTCAGGCCCAATCCCAGGCCCACCAAGCTGCTTCATGA
- the LOC119995011 gene encoding uncharacterized protein LOC119995011, translating to MVEESSDIMNLDLNLGPGPEAGSGSITGEAVNPNDWVVEPFNRIREAVSRRRARQRWRWRHVRMSPEAQNLSMELNQLMGNSGNMTTLHAGEGSVAAEDRTTEVPKMCETNNGFLEDEASEKKDDVVKGVGNDGSFFDCNICLDLSKDPVVTCCGHLFCWSCLYLWIHVHSDAKECPVCKGEVTMKNVTPIYGRGSNNHTLEPEQDPKLKIPLRPHARRVESLRQTIQRNPFGFPVEEMIRRLGSRFDLARDLTPPQDPSNERETAERTNSLLNRFLTSRGMRTEQSPAAPPEEVVDLIQSSSSGPEAGQSSRLQSLLLRRTQSQLQRATTVSSLSTALNSAERLVEAYFRSNTVARHQEQSQPVDDRDSFSSIAAVINSESQIDTAMEIDSLVTLSTSSSRRRNEASRVSDVDSGDSRAPRRRRLN from the coding sequence ATGGTTGAGGAGTCATCTGATATTATGAACCTTGATTTGAATTTGGGTCCTGGACCTGAGGCTGGCTCAGGATCAATAACTGGTGAAGCGGTGAATCCAAATGATTGGGTTGTTGAACCCTTTAATAGAATTAGGGAGGCTGTTAGTAGGCGTAGGGCTCGCCAGCGGTGGCGATGGCGACATGTCCGAATGTCACCTGAAGCGCAAAACCTATCAATGgaattgaatcaattgatgggTAATTCTGGCAATATGACCACATTACATGCAGGTGAGGGCAGTGTTGCTGCTGAGGATAGAACAACTGAGGTACCAAAAATGTGTGAAACCAACAACGGGTTCTTGGAAGATGAGGCGTCGGAGAAAAAGGATGATGTTGTGAAGGGTGTTGGAAATGATGGGAGCTTTTTTGATTGCAATATATGTTTGGACTTGTCTAAGGATCCCGTTGTAACTTGTTGTGGGCACTTGTTCTGTTGGTCGTGCCTATATCTGTGGATACATGTGCATTCAGATGCAAAGGAGTGTCCCGTCTGCAAGGGAGAGGTGACCATGAAGAATGTTACCCCGATATATGGTCGTGGGAGCAATAATCATACCCTTGAGCCAGAGCAGGATCCAAAACTTAAAATTCCTCTTAGGCCCCATGCACGACGGGTTGAGAGTTTGAGGCAAACCATTCAGAGgaatccttttggtttcccAGTGGAGGAGATGATTCGACGACTTGGAAGTCGATTTGACCTTGCAAGGGATTTGACTCCTCCACAGGATCCCAGCAATGAACGTGAAACTGCAGAGAGAACTAATTCCTTGCTCAACAGGTTTTTGACTTCTAGAGGGATGCGTACGGAACAAAGTCCTGCTGCCCCACCTGAGGAAGTTGTAGATTTAATACAGAGCAGCTCCAGTGGCCCTGAGGCAGGGCAATCTTCACGCCTTCAGTCTCTGCTACTTCGAAGAACCCAATCACAGTTGCAAAGAGCTACAACAGTCTCTTCTCTATCCACTGCTTTGAATTCTGCTGAAAGATTGGTTGAAGCTTATTTTCGAAGCAATACTGTTGCTAGACATCAAGAGCAGTCACAACCAGTTGACGATAGAGATTCCTTCTCGAGCATAGCTGCTGTTATAAACTCAGAGAGTCAAATTGACACTGCAATGGAAATCGACTCTTTGGTAACCCTTTCCACTTCATCTTCTAGAAGAAGAAATGAAGCTTCAAGGGTTTCAGATGTGGACAGCGGGGATTCTCGTGCTCCCAGAAGGAGACGGTTGAACTAG
- the LOC119995660 gene encoding uncharacterized protein LOC119995660, with translation MKSINSFTCDACGIDGDQDQSPHLCIKCQVILHEECTSLPNKIDTICHPHPLIHSLFLEESVSSGKWKCRICDSELNRDYGSYYCPECNFAVHVNCAIRNIDRHNIFVHEDHTEPAMLPAKWVDPITCVIKEIKIGEDKIAAEIKHFSHEHNLVLINDVKVQKQSHACMLPISSTGYICADCDFLLHKTCANLPWRILETGLHSHGLSIFPSAPNMFAVHQFHTTVNMKDISTHSSMESERASLIAVPVILKEASYFSCFNCNFTLDFQCATLPLRVKHKDNWPHDLALIYSSDDSGEYYCDICELERDPMNWFYRCSENCDFDAHPKCALGMYPFVKFGGTYLFDEKHPHPLTLVQMTKAMMKNRPACDDCGEPCWGIIFEIRMYQL, from the exons ATGAAGTCCATAAATTCCTTCACTTGTGATGCATGTGGTATTGATGGGGATCAAGATCAATCCCCACATCTTTGCATCAAGTGTCAAGTAATACTCCACGAGGAATGCACTTCATTACCAAACAAAATCGACACTATATGCCATCCTCACCCATTGATCCACTCCTTGTTTCTTGAAGAAAGTGTGTCATCAGGGAAATGGAAGTGTAGAATTTGTGATTCTGAATTGAACAGAGACTATGGGAGCTACTACTGTCCAGAATGTAATTTTGCTGTCCATGTAAATTGCGCGATTAGAAATATTGATAGGCATAACATTTTTGTCCACGAAGATCATACAGAGCCTGCAATGTTGCCAGCAAAATGGGTGGATCCAATCACTTGTGTAATCAAGGAAATCAAAATTGGAGAGGATAAGATAGCTGCAGAGATCAAACACTTCAGTCATGAACACAACTTAGTCCTTATCAATGACGTTAAAGTTCAGAAACAATCTCACGCGTGCATGCTACCGATCTCTTCTACTGGCTACATTTGTGCAGATTGTGATTTTTTGCTCCATAAAACCTGTGCCAATCTTCCTTGGCGAATACTGGAGACGGGTTTACACTCACATGGCTTAAGTATCTTTCCATCTGCCCCAAAT ATGTTCGCTGTGCATCAATTTCATACTACGGTAAACATGAAGGACATAAGCACTCACTCTTCCATGGAAAGCGAAAGAGCTTCGTTGATTGCGGTGCCTGTCATCTTAAAGGAGGCATCATATTTCTCATGTTTCAATTGCAATTTCACCTTAGATTTTCAATGTGCAACACTACCCCTTAGAGTGAAGCACAAAGACAACTGGCCTCATGATCTTGCTCTGATTTATAGTTCAGATGATTCTGGTGAATACTACTGTGATATCTGTGAATTGGAAAGAGACCCCATGAATTGGTTCTATAGGTGTTCTGAAAATTGCGACTTTGATGCTCATCCCAAATGCGCTCTCGGGATGTATCCGTTTGTCAAGTTTGGAGGCACTTACTTGTTCGATGAAAAGCACCCGCACCCCCTCACATTAGTCCAGATGACGAAGGCAATGATGAAGAATCGCCCCGCGTGTGACGACTGTGGTGAGCCTTGCTGGGGCATAATCTTCGAAATTCGAATGTACCAACTCTGA